A single genomic interval of Mycolicibacterium holsaticum DSM 44478 = JCM 12374 harbors:
- a CDS encoding NAD-dependent epimerase/dehydratase family protein, producing the protein MTSGGAVLVTGGTGAFGVATTKWLVRAGHDVVLFARHEPRALPKGARFVQGDIGDVESVRRAMDGCATVVHLAWALSGSVTHEQAEPINLGGTRNVLTAMDQTGCARMVFASSVTAYGAHPDHPQPWQEHEELNPAHGLVYEWHKAQAERMIVESGVQALRVRPTVVVGRAAHNAPANVYRQPAVPGLGGRAKIQMVHQDDVGRFFAHACDSPVVGAVNLAADDQLSWPQVARLARRPCAPTPPRLLVPTVRALSRAVPAARSAPELFDLFLHWPIADTTRLKQDFGFELAYTSAEAIADQGRHATSHLVLGMKELRRPTKLDRARPHPAAQAGVDGSSLQVLSGAASGEFDTPRADPTYPEWTCANLEEAFPGPMTPLSLELTRDALFTGADQVALLLPLDERIRDNVRRRQLAIFGHRFYQNVSVLREMASGTPGQTPEDFEHQINGRPYPPDFVRPRPALRDLPRFGRFAAVAGPRLAGIRAAAAAVEQRAEEVSHTAAADLTDARLRARIESLWEDCVEGWKVGLLCTFLVSVPSSVLERRYGTAALQPSAGDHEVLASSRLLRGVRELAALAYRRPEAAAVLAARIDENSWAELQRRDPDFARRVSALLTAAGHRGPGETELANCVYADAPHLLLRAVSGAIGVTAEPPESQRLDFVGRQLEKASRSMISRRERCRDAVMRLTHQLRLALREWGARLAGSGRLSEVGDVFYLRRDELFVSSGLELAPIIARRRAERERLANIEVPLRFSQPMTAAEVVGREPVEQTIVGVPAVAGVVRGRVRVLRSPDDDMAPGDVLVARATDTGWTPFFASAAAVVTDIGGMMSHAAIVAREFGIPAVVGTEYASRVLDDGALVEVDGDAGTVTVLEPSAQSAAQPVDLVGGDTDGFQVAGH; encoded by the coding sequence GTGACATCGGGCGGCGCGGTGCTGGTCACCGGAGGAACCGGGGCATTCGGGGTGGCCACCACCAAGTGGCTCGTCCGCGCCGGACACGACGTCGTGCTGTTCGCCCGCCACGAGCCGCGCGCCCTCCCCAAGGGTGCGCGGTTCGTGCAGGGCGACATCGGCGACGTGGAATCGGTTCGTCGCGCGATGGACGGCTGCGCCACCGTGGTGCATCTGGCCTGGGCGTTGAGCGGATCGGTCACCCACGAACAGGCCGAGCCGATCAACCTCGGCGGCACCCGCAACGTACTGACCGCGATGGACCAGACCGGTTGCGCCCGAATGGTGTTCGCATCATCGGTAACCGCGTACGGTGCACACCCCGATCACCCGCAGCCGTGGCAGGAACACGAAGAACTCAACCCGGCCCACGGTCTGGTGTACGAATGGCACAAGGCTCAGGCCGAGCGGATGATCGTCGAATCCGGGGTGCAGGCACTGCGGGTGCGTCCGACGGTGGTGGTGGGCCGCGCCGCCCACAACGCGCCGGCGAACGTGTACCGGCAACCGGCGGTCCCCGGCCTCGGCGGGCGCGCGAAGATCCAGATGGTGCACCAGGACGACGTGGGCCGCTTCTTCGCCCACGCCTGTGACAGCCCGGTGGTGGGCGCGGTGAACCTCGCGGCCGACGACCAACTGAGCTGGCCACAGGTGGCGCGCCTGGCGCGGCGTCCGTGTGCGCCGACACCGCCGCGGCTGCTGGTGCCGACGGTTCGGGCGTTGAGCCGGGCGGTTCCCGCGGCTCGTTCGGCCCCCGAACTGTTCGACCTGTTCCTGCACTGGCCGATTGCCGACACCACACGGTTGAAGCAGGACTTCGGGTTCGAGCTCGCCTACACCTCGGCCGAGGCGATCGCAGACCAAGGCAGGCACGCCACCAGCCACCTGGTGCTCGGGATGAAGGAACTTCGCAGGCCGACCAAGCTGGACCGGGCCCGACCGCACCCGGCCGCACAGGCCGGCGTCGACGGCAGCTCACTTCAGGTGCTTTCCGGGGCGGCCTCCGGCGAATTCGACACGCCCCGTGCCGATCCCACCTATCCGGAGTGGACCTGCGCCAATCTCGAGGAGGCGTTTCCCGGGCCGATGACCCCGCTGTCGCTGGAGCTGACCCGTGACGCGCTGTTCACCGGCGCCGACCAGGTCGCGCTGCTGCTTCCGCTCGACGAGCGGATCCGCGACAACGTGCGGCGCAGGCAGCTCGCGATCTTCGGGCACCGGTTCTATCAGAACGTCAGTGTGCTCAGGGAAATGGCTTCCGGGACACCGGGGCAGACGCCCGAGGACTTCGAGCACCAGATCAACGGTCGACCGTATCCGCCGGACTTCGTGCGGCCGCGACCGGCACTGCGAGATCTGCCCCGCTTCGGGAGGTTCGCCGCGGTGGCGGGTCCACGGCTGGCCGGAATCCGCGCGGCGGCGGCCGCCGTCGAACAGCGCGCCGAGGAGGTGTCCCACACTGCGGCAGCCGATCTCACCGATGCCCGGTTACGCGCGCGTATCGAGTCACTGTGGGAGGACTGCGTCGAGGGCTGGAAGGTCGGGTTGCTCTGCACTTTCCTGGTCAGCGTGCCCAGTTCCGTGCTCGAGCGGCGTTACGGAACGGCTGCTCTGCAACCGTCTGCCGGCGACCACGAGGTGCTGGCCAGCTCGCGGCTGCTGCGCGGCGTGCGGGAACTGGCCGCGCTCGCCTACCGACGACCCGAGGCCGCCGCCGTGCTTGCCGCCCGTATCGACGAAAACAGTTGGGCCGAACTACAGCGCAGGGACCCTGATTTCGCGCGACGGGTGAGTGCGCTACTCACCGCTGCGGGGCACCGCGGCCCTGGCGAGACCGAACTGGCCAACTGTGTCTACGCGGACGCACCGCACCTGTTGTTGCGGGCAGTGTCCGGTGCGATCGGGGTGACCGCGGAGCCGCCCGAGAGCCAGCGGCTGGATTTCGTCGGCAGGCAGCTCGAAAAGGCGAGCCGGTCGATGATTTCGCGGCGCGAACGTTGCCGCGACGCGGTGATGCGGCTGACCCATCAGTTGCGGTTGGCGCTACGTGAATGGGGTGCCCGGCTCGCCGGGTCCGGACGCCTGTCGGAGGTTGGTGACGTCTTCTACCTCAGGCGCGACGAACTGTTCGTCTCCAGCGGCCTGGAGTTGGCGCCGATCATCGCGCGGCGACGCGCCGAACGTGAGCGTCTGGCGAACATCGAAGTGCCCCTGCGGTTCTCCCAGCCCATGACCGCCGCCGAGGTGGTCGGCCGCGAGCCGGTCGAGCAGACGATCGTCGGCGTACCCGCGGTCGCCGGGGTGGTGCGCGGTCGGGTGCGCGTGTTGCGGTCTCCCGACGATGACATGGCGCCCGGCGACGTTCTGGTGGCCAGGGCGACCGACACGGGCTGGACGCCGTTTTTCGCCAGCGCCGCCGCGGTGGTCACCGACATCGGCGGCATGATGTCCCACGCGGCGATCGTGGCAAGGGAATTCGGTATCCCGGCCGTGGTGGGAACCGAATACGCCTCCCGTGTGCTCGACGACGGAGCGCTGGTGGAGGTAGACGGCGACGCGGGCACCGTCACCGTGCTCGAGCCGTCAGCGCAGAGCGCTGCGCAACCTGTCGACCTGGTCGGTGGTGATACCGATGGCTTCCAGGTAGCTGGACACTGA
- a CDS encoding TetR/AcrR family transcriptional regulator, protein MTDAPGTRRRRRSAADGDSPPSAPRKRRPGGGRPRDPEIDARVLLAARNVYAEFGWVGFHFDRVAKAARVSRDVLYRRFSDREALLIDALADAVLPTVTGDGPIRDQLMTYARDIYTYFTSADGIASLRIHLEAKQFPELYAAFRSRVVDPNFVVNIAALDEAARRGDLRETADPVAVLESIGGGVLIHALYSQHAGALDGASPMSPGRLDAALRNFVALALDNAP, encoded by the coding sequence GTGACCGACGCGCCAGGTACCCGCAGGCGGCGCCGCTCCGCCGCCGACGGCGACAGCCCGCCGTCGGCGCCGCGTAAGCGCCGGCCGGGGGGCGGCCGCCCTCGTGACCCCGAGATCGACGCCCGCGTGCTGTTGGCCGCGCGCAATGTCTACGCCGAATTCGGTTGGGTGGGATTTCATTTCGACCGCGTCGCCAAGGCCGCCCGGGTCAGCCGAGATGTGCTCTACCGGCGCTTTTCTGATCGCGAGGCACTGCTCATCGACGCGTTGGCCGACGCCGTATTGCCGACCGTCACGGGCGACGGTCCGATCCGCGATCAGCTCATGACCTACGCCCGTGACATCTACACGTACTTCACCTCCGCCGACGGGATCGCGAGCCTGCGAATCCATTTGGAGGCCAAACAGTTTCCCGAACTCTACGCGGCCTTCCGTAGCCGGGTGGTGGACCCCAACTTCGTCGTCAACATCGCCGCCCTCGACGAAGCGGCCCGCAGGGGGGACCTTCGTGAGACAGCCGACCCGGTGGCCGTTCTCGAGTCGATCGGCGGCGGCGTGCTCATCCACGCGCTGTACAGCCAGCACGCCGGTGCGCTGGACGGCGCGTCTCCGATGAGCCCCGGCCGCCTCGACGCGGCCCTGCGCAACTTCGTCGCGCTGGCGCTCGACAACGCACCCTAG
- a CDS encoding SDR family NAD(P)-dependent oxidoreductase, with protein sequence MTARVALVTGAASGIGRVAAARLAATGWTVAAVDLPGDALDSVAETTGAVGFPCDVTDIRLVQTTAEKVRHQLGDVHRLVNAAGIAVAGRIDELPATTFAETMAVNYLGTVHWVQALLPGMRDAGRGDLALIASLAGWMPMPEMGAYTATKFAVVGFAETLAMELRGSGITVRCVCPMAVRTPMLNNIVGEGRHDSMQRLVPFIRPERVVDALEQSLQRRRAGVMVFPDASSAVAWRARRWAPRALAATINRFGMSR encoded by the coding sequence ATGACCGCGCGGGTCGCCCTCGTCACCGGCGCGGCCAGCGGTATCGGCCGTGTCGCGGCTGCCAGGTTAGCCGCCACCGGGTGGACGGTTGCCGCAGTGGACCTGCCCGGTGATGCACTCGACAGCGTCGCTGAAACGACTGGGGCCGTGGGCTTCCCGTGTGATGTCACAGACATCCGGCTGGTACAAACCACTGCCGAGAAGGTGCGCCACCAACTCGGTGATGTTCACCGGTTGGTCAATGCTGCCGGGATCGCCGTCGCAGGACGCATCGATGAGCTGCCGGCCACGACGTTCGCAGAGACCATGGCCGTCAACTATCTGGGCACTGTGCACTGGGTGCAGGCGCTACTGCCCGGCATGCGCGATGCCGGCCGGGGCGATCTCGCGTTGATCGCCTCGTTGGCCGGCTGGATGCCGATGCCTGAGATGGGTGCCTACACCGCGACGAAGTTCGCCGTGGTGGGTTTCGCCGAGACATTGGCGATGGAACTCCGCGGATCCGGTATCACCGTGCGCTGTGTTTGCCCGATGGCGGTCAGGACACCCATGCTCAACAACATCGTGGGTGAGGGCCGGCACGACAGCATGCAGAGATTGGTGCCGTTCATCAGGCCGGAACGGGTGGTCGACGCGCTCGAACAGTCTCTGCAGAGGCGCCGTGCCGGCGTGATGGTGTTTCCCGACGCGTCAAGTGCAGTCGCGTGGCGAGCGCGCCGATGGGCGCCACGGGCGTTGGCGGCGACGATCAACCGGTTCGGCATGAGCCGCTGA
- a CDS encoding aldehyde dehydrogenase family protein, translating into MTALDTVGTRLLVDGALITDAAQMCDVVDPSTGQVVRTVPQGGPAELDAALSGARRAFDDGQWAEQPADHRAKVLLRLADLIDEHSADFTRFVETEVGTCRRVAGPGQVRRPMDHYRDMVARATSELGRPLPHLPGPPATGQRILREPWGVVAAITPWNAPHLLNLWKVAPALATGNTMVLKPAPEAPSCALLLGELAAEAGVPPGVLNVVTGGADVGEAMVADPRVDMVAFTGSSAVGRAIAQSAGATLKHVLLELGGKSALLALPDADVASLVTAVLRFVTLAGQGCGLLTRVLVPDALQDSVVDALVGALRHVRVGPANDPETSMGPVISASARDRIEATVSEAVAAGARIACGGGRPSGVPEGGFYLEPTVLTGVTNDMAVAREEIFGPVVVVIRYSGDPDEGVRIANDSPYGLVGAVWTADTALGLRLARRIRAGQVRVNATTSGNEAPFGGYKQSGVGREVGQEGLLEYTTVKYVAWQLPSAET; encoded by the coding sequence ATGACGGCGCTGGACACCGTCGGCACCAGGCTGCTCGTCGACGGCGCGCTGATCACCGACGCCGCGCAGATGTGCGACGTCGTCGACCCGTCCACCGGGCAGGTGGTGCGCACCGTCCCGCAGGGCGGCCCGGCCGAACTCGACGCGGCGCTGTCGGGTGCGCGACGGGCCTTCGACGACGGCCAGTGGGCCGAGCAGCCCGCCGATCACCGCGCCAAAGTTCTGCTGCGGCTGGCCGATCTGATCGATGAGCACAGTGCCGACTTCACCCGCTTCGTGGAAACCGAGGTGGGCACCTGCCGCAGGGTGGCCGGTCCGGGGCAGGTACGCCGTCCGATGGATCACTACCGGGACATGGTGGCGAGGGCGACGTCCGAACTCGGGCGCCCCCTCCCGCACCTGCCCGGCCCGCCCGCCACCGGTCAGCGGATCCTTCGCGAACCGTGGGGCGTCGTCGCCGCGATCACCCCCTGGAACGCGCCGCATCTGCTCAACCTGTGGAAGGTGGCGCCGGCACTGGCCACCGGAAACACCATGGTGCTCAAGCCCGCACCGGAAGCACCGAGCTGCGCGCTGCTGCTGGGCGAGCTCGCCGCCGAAGCCGGTGTGCCCCCTGGCGTGCTCAACGTGGTGACCGGCGGTGCCGACGTCGGTGAGGCGATGGTCGCCGACCCCCGGGTCGACATGGTGGCGTTCACCGGCTCGTCGGCCGTCGGCCGCGCGATCGCCCAGTCCGCCGGTGCGACGCTCAAACACGTGCTGCTCGAGCTCGGCGGCAAGTCGGCGCTGCTGGCCCTGCCCGACGCCGACGTCGCATCGCTGGTGACCGCGGTGCTGCGGTTTGTCACCCTCGCCGGTCAGGGTTGCGGGCTGTTGACGCGCGTGCTGGTGCCCGACGCTCTGCAGGACAGCGTCGTCGACGCACTCGTCGGAGCGCTGCGGCACGTTCGGGTCGGACCCGCCAACGACCCGGAAACCTCGATGGGACCGGTCATCTCGGCCTCAGCCCGAGATCGGATCGAGGCGACCGTGTCCGAAGCCGTCGCGGCCGGAGCCCGGATCGCTTGCGGCGGGGGACGCCCGAGCGGCGTTCCCGAGGGCGGATTCTATTTGGAGCCAACGGTTCTGACCGGCGTGACCAACGACATGGCGGTGGCCCGCGAGGAAATCTTCGGCCCTGTCGTGGTGGTGATCCGCTATAGCGGGGATCCCGACGAGGGTGTCCGGATCGCCAACGACAGCCCGTACGGACTGGTCGGCGCGGTATGGACGGCCGACACCGCGCTCGGGCTGCGCCTTGCGCGCCGCATCCGGGCGGGCCAGGTCCGCGTCAACGCCACCACCTCGGGCAACGAGGCACCGTTCGGCGGCTACAAGCAGTCCGGTGTCGGCCGCGAAGTCGGCCAGGAGGGTCTGCTCGAATACACCACCGTCAAGTACGTCGCCTGGCAACTACCTTCTGCCGAAACCTAA
- a CDS encoding cytochrome P450, producing the protein MQFDPFTPVPDPYTPLREAAARCPVIPAPGGAVVVTGNANVAAVFKDSQAFRNELRPREPGTQPSLVHLDGDEHTRMRKLVVKAFTPKAVKKLEAPTYAIGHELVDRFITRATADMCTEFAFLLPAMVIAELVGIPEGDRSQFVEWADDAITAAAPGSSGYADSDPQLRRYVLSIIDERRRAPGEDLLSHLIDVHDGEDRLSTDELVALVRMLILAGTDTTANLIGSMLHQLLSVPARWRRVRADRTLIANVVEETLRFDPPLYWVPRKAATDVEVAGVTIPAGALVCNAVAHANRDLDGLDRPYDWDMDRPAARNRTHQTFGFGEHFCIGSSLARLEATVALEVLLDRLPDLALADDYSYEPHGPLMMRGVKSMPVMFSPGTPR; encoded by the coding sequence GTGCAATTCGATCCGTTCACCCCGGTGCCCGATCCGTACACCCCGCTGCGCGAGGCCGCCGCGCGCTGCCCGGTCATTCCCGCGCCCGGCGGTGCGGTCGTCGTCACCGGCAACGCCAACGTCGCCGCGGTGTTCAAGGATTCGCAGGCGTTCCGCAACGAACTGCGTCCGCGCGAACCCGGCACCCAGCCGAGCCTGGTGCACCTTGACGGTGACGAGCACACCCGCATGCGCAAACTCGTGGTCAAGGCGTTCACGCCAAAGGCCGTGAAAAAGTTGGAGGCCCCGACCTACGCCATCGGGCACGAGTTGGTCGACCGGTTCATCACCCGGGCGACCGCCGACATGTGCACCGAGTTCGCGTTCCTGTTGCCCGCCATGGTGATCGCCGAACTGGTCGGGATACCAGAAGGGGATCGTTCCCAGTTCGTGGAGTGGGCCGACGACGCGATCACCGCGGCGGCACCGGGTTCCAGCGGCTATGCCGACTCCGACCCTCAACTGCGTAGGTACGTGCTGAGCATCATCGACGAGCGCAGGCGAGCCCCGGGTGAGGACCTGCTCAGCCACCTCATCGACGTGCACGACGGCGAAGACCGGCTCAGCACGGACGAACTGGTCGCCCTCGTACGCATGCTGATCCTCGCCGGCACCGACACCACCGCCAACCTGATCGGATCGATGCTGCATCAGCTGCTTTCGGTGCCGGCACGCTGGCGGCGGGTGCGAGCCGACCGCACGCTGATCGCCAACGTCGTCGAGGAGACGCTGCGTTTCGACCCGCCGCTGTACTGGGTGCCGCGCAAGGCCGCCACCGACGTCGAGGTGGCCGGGGTGACCATCCCGGCAGGCGCGTTGGTGTGCAACGCGGTGGCACACGCCAACCGCGATCTCGACGGGCTCGACCGGCCCTACGACTGGGACATGGACCGCCCCGCCGCCCGCAACCGCACCCATCAGACGTTCGGGTTCGGCGAGCACTTCTGCATCGGATCGTCGCTGGCGCGGCTGGAAGCCACCGTTGCGCTGGAGGTGCTGCTGGACCGGCTGCCCGACCTGGCGCTCGCCGACGACTACAGCTACGAGCCGCACGGGCCGCTGATGATGCGCGGTGTGAAGAGCATGCCCGTCATGTTTTCGCCGGGAACACCGCGATGA
- a CDS encoding ferredoxin yields the protein MKVTVDPERCMGHGQCYAHAPEIYEPDADGYCVVIKPDVDGDDLTQARIGAQACPESAITVSEEQDV from the coding sequence GTGAAGGTCACCGTCGACCCGGAGCGCTGCATGGGCCACGGGCAGTGCTACGCGCACGCCCCCGAGATCTATGAGCCCGACGCGGACGGCTATTGCGTTGTCATCAAACCCGATGTCGACGGCGACGACCTGACCCAAGCCCGCATAGGCGCGCAGGCCTGCCCGGAATCGGCCATCACCGTCAGTGAGGAACAGGATGTCTGA
- a CDS encoding 3-keto-5-aminohexanoate cleavage protein: MSFRDDGKVYLEVGVNEVVSKDDNPNVPYGAQETARDVVECIQHGATVVHFHARYDDGTQAWVDDEVSRTVLSTAAGAVDPLAYPSYHGSLEHIWALAKQPPQGTRLLLTPFDPVQHIKRVLWLEEENRFGVISFGPDDPNNANPPYPPELDRFADLGLVPNIAVFNAADMRWVTLAARIGVLRQPLNIKLFFSDRWVSNNDPDPDVIDFLLSRIPAGIDHETVVVPYAMSSAQRCEQLWERALDRGLGIRVGVGDCPWAFPAATNAEMVDRAVDLITRKGLEPATQADLRKRVGAPAATGVSS; the protein is encoded by the coding sequence ATGAGCTTTCGCGATGACGGCAAGGTGTACCTCGAAGTCGGCGTCAACGAGGTGGTCAGCAAGGACGACAACCCCAACGTGCCCTACGGCGCGCAGGAAACCGCCCGTGACGTCGTCGAGTGCATTCAGCACGGCGCGACCGTGGTGCATTTCCACGCCCGCTACGACGACGGCACCCAGGCCTGGGTGGACGACGAGGTCTCGCGCACCGTGCTGTCGACCGCGGCGGGTGCGGTCGACCCGCTGGCCTATCCCAGCTACCACGGCAGCCTCGAACACATCTGGGCGCTGGCGAAGCAACCACCGCAAGGCACCAGGCTGCTGCTCACCCCGTTCGACCCGGTCCAGCACATCAAGCGGGTGCTGTGGCTGGAGGAGGAGAACCGGTTCGGCGTCATCAGTTTCGGGCCCGACGATCCCAACAACGCCAACCCGCCGTATCCGCCCGAACTGGACCGGTTCGCCGACCTCGGGCTGGTGCCCAACATCGCGGTGTTCAACGCCGCCGATATGCGCTGGGTGACGCTGGCCGCGCGCATCGGCGTTCTGCGCCAGCCGCTGAACATCAAGCTGTTCTTCTCCGACCGGTGGGTGTCCAACAACGATCCGGACCCCGACGTCATCGACTTTCTGCTGTCGCGCATTCCCGCAGGCATCGACCACGAGACCGTCGTGGTGCCCTACGCCATGAGCTCGGCGCAGCGCTGCGAACAGCTGTGGGAACGCGCACTGGACCGCGGCCTGGGCATCCGCGTCGGCGTCGGCGACTGTCCGTGGGCGTTTCCCGCCGCTACCAACGCCGAAATGGTGGACCGTGCCGTCGATCTGATCACCCGCAAGGGTCTGGAACCCGCCACGCAAGCCGATCTTCGAAAGCGGGTCGGCGCCCCCGCGGCGACCGGGGTCAGCTCGTGA
- a CDS encoding histidine phosphatase family protein, whose amino-acid sequence MSAHVEVALIRHGLPNRVEGVAKPDPGLTADGLDQAAAVADALTLLPVRTVASSGLRRALQTAAPTAENLGLTVDIDDDLAEFTMGEDYYIPIEDMIVEQDPRLDRWRAAAADPGMAEAFTEFRQRVTAAVDRVADATRTGSAAVFCHGGVIAACIEKALSGVRLPTTEPEYGSITRVTISATGDWNLRSLNEIHHIERFSARRRERNELSR is encoded by the coding sequence ATGAGCGCCCATGTGGAGGTGGCGTTGATACGTCACGGATTACCCAACCGGGTCGAGGGGGTGGCCAAGCCCGACCCCGGTCTCACCGCGGACGGGCTCGACCAGGCGGCGGCCGTTGCCGACGCGTTGACGCTGCTGCCGGTCCGCACCGTCGCCAGCAGCGGGCTGCGCCGCGCCCTTCAGACGGCCGCGCCCACCGCCGAAAACCTCGGGCTCACCGTGGATATCGACGACGACCTCGCCGAGTTCACCATGGGTGAGGATTACTACATCCCGATCGAGGACATGATCGTCGAGCAGGATCCTCGACTGGACCGCTGGCGGGCGGCTGCGGCCGATCCCGGCATGGCGGAGGCCTTCACGGAATTCCGGCAGCGGGTCACCGCGGCGGTCGACCGGGTTGCCGACGCGACCCGCACCGGCAGCGCCGCGGTGTTCTGTCACGGCGGCGTGATCGCGGCCTGTATCGAAAAGGCGCTCTCCGGGGTGCGTCTGCCCACCACCGAACCCGAGTACGGATCGATCACCCGCGTGACGATTTCGGCGACCGGTGACTGGAACCTCCGTTCACTGAACGAAATCCACCACATCGAGCGGTTCAGCGCACGGCGAAGGGAACGCAATGAGCTTTCGCGATGA
- a CDS encoding thiolase family protein: MTGRPERQAVIRGFGSSQVGRRLPASEMALTVDACLAALADAGVDRSEIDGLATFPGGGFDTPGLAGPGADDVHAALGLRTNWKYGGPEGGQLGGFFSACLAVATGLARHVLVYRTVGESSAQGAAGRAATLSAGADTAVSGFRRWLAPFDAHSPANWIALFAQRHMHEFGTTREHLGTIAVNNRRNAGRNPDAVYRDPLTFDDYFAARMITTPFGLYDCDVPCDGSVAFVVSHVDTAGDGPHPAIGIEAFGWAMRHRPLWDQWDDMTEMAAWDAAAHLWERSDLTPGDVDQVQLYDGFSFLPLVWLEALGFCGKGESGPFLDAGAQIALDGPLPLNSGGGQLSAGRLHGSGLLYEACVQLAGRGGDRQAGRPNTVAVGVGGGPTAGAVLLVRR, translated from the coding sequence ATGACCGGCCGTCCCGAACGGCAGGCGGTGATCCGGGGCTTCGGATCCTCGCAGGTGGGCCGGCGGTTACCCGCCAGCGAAATGGCACTGACTGTCGACGCGTGCCTGGCCGCCTTGGCCGACGCGGGCGTGGACCGCAGTGAGATCGACGGCCTGGCAACATTTCCCGGCGGCGGATTCGACACGCCCGGCCTCGCCGGGCCCGGCGCCGACGATGTGCACGCCGCGCTGGGACTTCGCACCAACTGGAAATACGGTGGCCCCGAAGGAGGTCAGCTCGGCGGCTTCTTCTCGGCGTGTCTGGCCGTGGCGACCGGGTTGGCACGCCATGTCCTGGTGTACCGCACCGTCGGCGAGTCCTCGGCTCAGGGCGCGGCCGGCCGCGCCGCGACGCTGTCGGCCGGCGCCGACACCGCGGTGTCGGGCTTTCGTCGCTGGCTCGCGCCGTTCGACGCGCATTCACCGGCGAACTGGATCGCGCTGTTCGCGCAGCGGCACATGCACGAGTTCGGCACCACCCGTGAGCACCTGGGCACGATCGCGGTCAACAACCGGCGCAATGCCGGCCGCAATCCCGACGCGGTGTATCGCGACCCGCTCACCTTCGACGACTACTTCGCGGCCAGGATGATCACCACACCGTTCGGGTTGTACGACTGCGACGTGCCCTGTGACGGGTCGGTGGCGTTCGTGGTCTCGCACGTGGACACCGCCGGTGACGGGCCGCATCCGGCGATCGGCATCGAAGCGTTCGGCTGGGCGATGCGCCACCGCCCGCTGTGGGACCAGTGGGACGACATGACCGAGATGGCGGCCTGGGACGCGGCCGCGCATCTGTGGGAACGCAGCGACCTGACCCCCGGCGACGTCGACCAGGTCCAGCTGTACGACGGGTTCTCGTTTCTGCCGCTGGTCTGGTTGGAGGCGTTGGGATTCTGCGGCAAGGGCGAGTCGGGTCCGTTCCTGGACGCCGGTGCGCAGATCGCGCTCGACGGCCCCCTGCCGCTCAACAGCGGCGGTGGGCAACTGTCGGCCGGTCGACTGCACGGCAGCGGGTTGTTGTACGAGGCGTGTGTTCAGCTGGCCGGCCGGGGCGGGGACCGTCAGGCGGGACGCCCCAACACGGTGGCCGTCGGGGTCGGTGGCGGACCGACGGCCGGCGCGGTCCTGTTGGTGCGCCGATGA
- a CDS encoding Zn-ribbon domain-containing OB-fold protein, producing MTEANNPPAAAGTRLRPAPTPDETEFWQSGADGQLRLQRCNACTRWQHPPNPVCHQCLSRDLSFAPVSGNGTVYSATVNHQPWLPHLSEPYAVIVVELDEQHGLRFLSRMVDTADAAIGMRVRVVFEPLGDGLFAPLFTAAKGQP from the coding sequence GTGACCGAAGCCAACAATCCGCCGGCGGCCGCCGGGACACGGCTGCGGCCCGCCCCCACCCCCGACGAGACGGAGTTCTGGCAATCCGGAGCCGACGGTCAACTGCGCCTGCAGCGCTGTAACGCCTGCACGCGCTGGCAGCATCCACCGAACCCCGTTTGTCACCAATGTCTTTCGCGCGACCTGAGCTTTGCTCCTGTCAGCGGCAACGGCACGGTGTACTCCGCCACGGTCAACCACCAACCGTGGTTGCCGCATCTGAGCGAGCCCTACGCCGTGATCGTCGTCGAACTCGACGAACAACACGGGCTACGGTTTTTGAGTCGGATGGTGGACACCGCCGACGCCGCGATCGGGATGCGGGTGCGGGTCGTCTTCGAACCGCTGGGCGACGGCCTGTTCGCGCCGCTGTTCACCGCGGCGAAGGGCCAACCATGA